The following proteins are encoded in a genomic region of Nicotiana sylvestris chromosome 4, ASM39365v2, whole genome shotgun sequence:
- the LOC138890399 gene encoding secreted RxLR effector protein 161-like, whose protein sequence is MDETAFPMNQTMYIGIIGSLLYLTSSRPNIVFSVGLCVRFQSNPKESHLKVAKRILRYLKGTHDLVLYYPSADNFNLIGYADADYAGYLVNRNSTYGMAHFLGSCLISWGTRKQNSVALLTAEAEYVAATSCCAQLLWIKQQLEDFGGLIKSVPLLCDNTGTLNMAKNQVQHKRTKQIDARHHFLRDNVEKGLICMKFYSTEDQIADIFTKALSREQFERNRVKLGLLKPN, encoded by the coding sequence atggatgaaaccgCATTTCCTATGAATCAAACAATGTATATAGGCATCATTGGATCTCTTCTCTATCTCACTTCCAGTCGACCTAATATTGTTTTCAGTGTGGGGCTGTGTGtgaggtttcaatcaaatcccaaggaatctcacttgaaggttgccaaaagaatactgagatatctcaaaggcacGCATGACTTGGTGTTATACTATCCATCAGCTGACAattttaatctaattgggtatgctgatgcagactatgcaggttatcttgtaaACAGAAATAGCACTTATGGGATGGCTCACTTCTTAGGatcatgtcttatctcttggggtaccaggaagcaaaattcagtggctcttttaacagctgaagctgaatatgtagcTGCAACATCCTGTTGTGCTCAACTTCTATGGATCAAGCAGCAGTTGGAGGATTTTGGAGGTCTCATTAAGAGTGTACCTCTCCTATGTGACAACACCGGTACACTCAATATGGCAAAGAATCAAGTTCAAcataaaaggaccaaacaaaTTGATGCGAGGCATCATTTTCTGAGAGataatgtggagaaagggttgatatgcatgaagttctacagcacagaagatcaaattgcgGACATTTTCACCAAGGCACTAAGTAGGGAACAGTTTGAAAGAAATAGAGTAAAGCTAGGACTATTGAAGCcaaattga